One Engystomops pustulosus chromosome 7, aEngPut4.maternal, whole genome shotgun sequence DNA window includes the following coding sequences:
- the TAT gene encoding tyrosine aminotransferase: protein MQTDSYVIQVNGSPVHPKVLDVHVNIQRQNSIEKIKNRKPRWAVRASEMSKKTFNPIRAIVDSMKAKPHPDKPMIALSIGDPTVFGNLPTDDEVVRAMKDAIDSQKYNGYAPSIGYQSSREVIAKYYTCPEAPLEAKDVILTSGCSQAIELALAVLANPGQNILVPRPGFSLYKTLALSLGVEVKLYNLNPEKSWEIDLKHMESLVDDKTACIIINNPSNPCGSVFSKKHLQKILAVASRQCVPILADEIYGDMVFEYGAFQALAPLSTNVPILSCGGLAKRWLVPGWRMGWILVHDRKDIFGKEIREGLVRLSQRILGPCTIVQGALDHIMKRTPQHFYENTINFIKSNSDLCYNTLSSVPGLCPVRPAGAMYLMVGIDMEHFPEFESDVDFTERMISEQSVFCLPATCFEYPNYFRVVLTVPGEMMVEACRRIHEFCAEHYQGGDSAQDLECDK, encoded by the exons ATGCAGACAGATTCATATGTTATCCAGGTGAATGGATCTCCTGTCCACCCTAAGGTTCTTGATGTTCATGTAAATATTCAGCGGCAAAATAGCATTGAGAAAATCAAAAATCGTAAGCCAAGATGGGCTGTGAGAGCATCGGAGATGTCAAAGAAGACGTTCAATCCTATAAGAGCCATTGTTGATTCTATGAAAGCAAAGCCTCATCCTGATAAGCCAATGATTGCTTTATCTATTG GTGACCCAACAGTATTTGGGAACCTGCCTACTGATGATGAAGTTGTTCGAGCTATGAAAGATGCAATTGATTCTCAAAAGTATAATGGTTATGCTCCAAGCATAG GATACCAGTCAAGCCGTGAGGTTATTGCCAAGTATTACACTTGCCCTGAAGCACCATTGGAAGCCAAA GATGTCATCCTCACAAGTGGCTGCAGCCAGGCTATTGAACTGGCTCTCGCAGTTTTGGCCAATCCTGGACAGAACATACTGGTCCCAAGACCTGGATTTTCGCTCTATAAAACACTGGCATTGTCTCTGGGAGTAGAAGTGAAACTGTACAATTTGAAT cCAGAGAAGTCCTGGGAGATTGATCTGAAACACATGGAATCTCTGGTGGATGACAAAACTGCTTGTATCATCATCAACAATCCATCAAATCCCTGCGGTTCAGTGTTTAGCAAGAAACATTTGCAAAAAATCCTTGCCG TGGCCTCCAGGCAATGTGTCCCCATCTTGGCTGATGAAATATATGGCGATATG GTGTTTGAGTATGGGGCATTCCAAGCTTTAGCCCCCCTGAGTACTAATGTACCAATCTTGTCATGTGGTGGTCTTGCTAAACGCTGGCTGGTACCAGGATGGAGAATGGGGTGGATCCTGGTCCACGATCGAAAAGACATTTTTGGCAAGGAG ATCCGAGAAGGACTTGTGAGACTCAGTCAAAGGATCCTTGGCCCTTGTACGATTGTTCAGGGCGCTCTCGATCACATTATGAAAAGGACACCTCAGCATTTTTATGAAAACACCATCAACTTTATCAAG TCCAATTCTGACCTGTGCTACAATACCCTCTCTTCTGTCCCAGGACTTTGCCCTGTCCGACCAGCAGGAGCCATGTATTTAATG GTTGGCATCGACATGGAACATTTTCCAGAATTTGAGAGTGATGTGGATTTCACAGAAAGAATGATCTCTGAACAATCAGTCTTCTGCCTCCCTGCTACA TGCTTTGAATATCCCAACTACTTCCGGGTTGTACTCACAGTTCCTGGGGAGATGATGGTTGAGGCCTGCCGACGCATTCATGAATTCTGCGCAGAGCATTATCAAGGCGGAGATTCCGCTCAGGATCTGGAATGTGACAAATAA